The sequence tgttgcaccaaaccttagatccactaggtactgccagggttcagcatcagctctatcatgggtactgctctcctaagtgctcatcaagacgagtcggatgactaaaacagcgtgtgcctatgttgcaccaaaccttagatccactaggtagtgccagggttcagcatcagctctatcatgggtactgctctcctaagtgctcatcaagacgagtcgggtgactaaaacagcgtgtgcctatgttgcaccaaaccttagatccactaggtactgccagggttcagcatcagctctatcatgggtaccgctctcctaagtgctcaccaagacgagtcgggtgactaaaacagcgtgtgcctatgttgcaccaaaccttagatccactaggtactgccagggttcagcatcagctctatcatgggtactgctctcctaagtgctcatcaagacgagtcgggtgactaaaacagcgtgtgcctatgttgcaccaaaccttagatccactaggtactgccagggttcagcatcagctccattatgggtactgctctcctaagtgctcatcaagacgagtcgggtgactaaaacagcgtgtgcctatgttgcaccaaaccttagatccactaggtactgctagggttcagcatcagctctatcatgggtaccgctctcctaagtgctcatcaagacgagtcgggtgactaaaacagcgtgtgcctatgttgcaccaaaccttagatccactaggtagtgccagggttcagcatcagctctatcatgggtactgctctcctaagtgctcatcaagacgagtcggatgactaaaacagcgtgtgcctatgttgcaccaaaccttagttccgctaggtactgccagggttcagcatcacctccattatgggtactgctctcctaagtgctcatcaagacgagtcgggtgactaaaacagcgtgtgcctatgttgcaccaaaccttagatccattaggtactgccagggttcagcatcagctctatcatgggtatggctctccgaagtgctcatcaagacgagtcggatgactaaaacagcgtgtgcctatgttgcaccaaaccttagatccattaggtactgccagggttcagcatcagctctatcatgggtatggctctccgaagtgctcatcaagacgagtcggatgactaaaacagcgtgtgcctatgttgcaccaaaccttagatccattaggtactgccagggttcagcatcagctctatcgtgggtacggctctccgaagtgctcatcaagacgatttaaatgaccaaaaccgcgtatgtctgtgttgcaccaaaccagaattctactaggtagtaggtaggtactgctactactgccagggttcagtcagggtcattttgctgtctcattttaaaatatcacgaatgtaattttattagacgttgatgcaattgagagtaattctaataaattttttgaaactttaatggccattgaagttaatccgaattaaagttaatccgaattaacttcaatggccattaatgtctcaaaaatttaatccgaattaactttaatccgaattaactttaatccgaattaaatggctaatggttaatggccattaacctttttaattgttaatttttaatggttaatggcattagcgttcggccaacactgactcGTACTTGCCGCGAAATGAGTCCATGTGTTCCCAAGCCATTATAATTACAGAGATAGCCATCGCTTCACGTACACACACGTACGTTATCGTATTAATCATATATGAACTCAATGCGATTAAATTTTCATTATTACGGGGCGGCGgagcggtgcggtgcggtgcggtgccgTGCGGTGATAACAAAGATTAATAGCTCGTTAATAAtagccatttttatttttaactatacTACGGTTGGGACGCTTGCAAAATATCCCTTGAAAAGTGTGTTCCCTTTTCAAAACTATCCCTTTCGCTTTCAGTCCGTTTGCAAAACGTTCCATCTGCATTATGTCCTTTTCCTTAAATTTACTTTTGCATCAAAAAGTCCCGTTTGCGAAATATACCTTTTAGAAATATAGTGCAGGCTAttatacttattctgtggtgcaGGCAGTAtcgtttgtattattattagacTGCAGTATGACTTTTGATCTTTGAAGTAGGGTTCCTTTAAGAAAACCCAATGTTTGACAGGCTGAAAAGTGGGGCCGTTCCCCCCAACAGTTTCTTGATATCAGTTGTCGTGGGCGGCGGAGCGTTTCTCGCGTTGATAAGTATCATTAATAGGCTacaaatataatgaccaccaaaaatactttggtaccctaaataaaaaaacttacaaaaaaaactaaacaccaaaaaaataaggCCTAAAATTACCAGCGGTTTTAATCACGACTtcacttcaaattgtattcaaacaccaaatataattaatgatcaccaaatcatgaagagcaaattaatgcgatattttcattttaactaGTATGTACCAGTAATTAAATACGAAAGTTTGTatgtttagatttttagttcATCCGCACGAAGACGCAGGCCAGGCAGGCTAGTTTGATATAAttgaatagagttagaccaagagaagTGCAACgcttttgatagcacacgcagtgcaagtatatttatacgtcataatgtcaTAAACACTCGCACTGCGGGTGCTATCAATATCGTTGTAGACTTCTCTTGGTGTATCTCTATAACAATTGGCGGTCAAAAAGCTAAACGCGTACAGTTCCGTTATCTGTATATGAATCAGTTAAAATTGTGTCAGATTATCCGACGTGGCGAGTACCTGAATAAAGCAgtgaatattttattaagttcaCGATTGCCGAGATTATGTGCTATATGTATGTGGGCCCGTATGTGGGCTTCATAGAATATTCACTGCCGGCCTCGGGATCGCGAACTTGACTGATGTTTATCTAGTGGACCTTATCTCCTTTGTATAAGGGTTGCGTATGGTCAGTGAACTAGATACTTGTATCCTTGATTTAACACGGGAGACTTGAATATAGATTGTAGTTTTGGGTAAAGCATTGCTATGTGGAGAGTATTTGTCCCGTTTGAGAAATATCTAGgagtgattatttttatttatttagatttagaatATAGCGTAACTGGAATCTTTTGACCTGGCATTTTCTTTCTGTTGacatataataatacttattatagttACTCCACTTCTTGCATTCTAGCAAATATTCGTTCACATTACAGCctcttataaatataatatttctatttctatttgcGCTTTCTCTAGGATCACCGGTTTACTAAATGAGGATTAACTTTTTTACttatgtagtgcataatttttttcctatcgtattttctcgaaaacgttcgtatttgtcatgctacttcagtcaaactCAGTAGTTTTTGTATTGAccctgactgaaatagcataacatgttcgtgcgtttccgtaaaaaatacgatggcaaacaataTAGACTACAAATCGTATTTGTCATCGTATCTTTATAGTGTAGCGTCCGGCTAAGCTACATATGTAACTGCACCGACTCTGAAGTGACAAAGTGTAAGTGTAATAGCGTTATGTTTTTAGCAATTTGTGGCGACACTCCCATGATACTCGTGCAGTGAGTATCATTAGAAAGTCTGTTCAGAGTTAGTTTGGTCCGAGTTTGCGTTTACGAGTATGTAGTTTTTACCTCTGCCATAACTTATAAGTAGTTCCCAAAGTCAGCAATGCACCTGGAAATTAATTATTTCTTTCTGCTTGTTACAGATGTAGGTTACGACTACGTGGTCGACCAGCAGCCGATCGGCAAGCTGCTGTTCCGGCAGTTCTGCGAGCGAACCAAGCCGGAGTACCACAAATACAACAGCTTCTTAGATGCGGTCAGTATGACACAGACACAGAGTACAGACAACTTGAATCTCTGGCGTGATTAACGTTTGTTGTCGTGCATGGTCTGTTTACTTCAAAATATGTTTATAGTTTATACCTCGTTTACACTTTGACTCTGTTGGCAGTGAAGCCAGAGAGCAGGTAAATCGTATGAACGACTTCCTGTTCATATTCCTACTCATGCTCAAAGGTGGTTCTGTTTTTGTCATGTGATAAGGATAAGTTCTGTCCAATAATCTCCATTCTCCGTCCAGCATCTATCTTTTTGTTAAGGTCGTGTCTGAAAGTCGGAGCGCTCATCTTTTCCGCGACAAAGATTCACATGCAATCTCTTCCTCCTCTACCTTGTTTCCGCAATCGGAGTTTAATGTAGACCCTTGTCCATTTGCAGGCGGAGCGATACGATGTGGAGATGGAGGAGACGCGGACGGCGGTGGCCGTCGACGTGTTTCGGCGTTACCTCACAGACGAGGACGGTGAAGCGGTCACCGACGTCGTCGACAAACAGGCGGTCGACGATGCGAGCTCCGCGCTGGAAGGTAACTGTCTCCGGCGTTGTTACCTCACGGACAAGGACAGCTCGATGCTAGAACGTAACGTTTGTCTGTCTTTCTTGTTATCGCTGGAATATGAGCGAACGAAGATGTTCGTGGTGTGAACTCAAACCTCACTTCATCTTTGCTTTACGTAAAAACGGCAGATTAATCTATGACAATTTTTTAGTCATGGCTTGTGAATCGTATTGTATCGTCGTGTGTCATGGTGTTTTTGACACTCTCTTGATGTTTTTGAGAACACTGTCATGTTGCAGCAATCATGATGTTTTATGATTTAAGAGCTTGTAAGATCGTGTCCTCAAGAATCTGGCTCCTAGCATTTATAGCAGAAGTATTTTAGGGTGGCCTTCGTAAGCGACACTGGTAGTCCTGTGTAATCTACTAGACGTTAACACACTTTTCTTGTTTCCAGCCGGCTCAAAAGACATCTTCAGCACATGCATACGATGCGTGAAGAACTTCCTCGCGGGCACGCCCTTCTCGGAGTTCGAGCGCTCCATGTACTTTCACCGGTATCTGCAGTGGAAATGGTTGGAGGCCCAACCTGTGACGCAGCACACCTTCAGGATGTACAGGGTCCTCGGGAAGGGAGGGTTTGGAGAGGTTTGCGCTTGTCAGGTGAGTGTCCTTCGACTATCTGCAGTGGAAGAGGGGTTCGAAGGCCAGTCTGTGACCCAACATACCTTCAGGATGTAAAGGGTCCTCGGGTAGGGTTTGGCGAGGTGTGCGCATGTAATACCCCTGTCACATACGGGGAAGGAAGGTTCGGTAAGGTCATCTTATAGAACTCCCGCTAGAACTAACCACGACGATTACAGCTGGTGCGTTGCTAGAGGGATCCAACACGTCTTCAGTATGTAGGTACGGTCTGCAAGGCATCCGTTCTGTCTACAAAATGCCCTAATCGCGTAATGTCCCGCATTAATATTTAGTCTGATTTTCAAACCGTATAAGCTGACAACAGGTCCCAGTCCTCATTAGTCTTTTAATTACTGACAGTGTGTATGAAAATCCTGGAATTACAGCCATCAATAGGCTAATTCTGGATTACTAATGCATTTGAACGTATGTCTcagtattaagtatattatcaTTTTTTCTAGACTGAATTTATCTCAAACACATGTATTAATAATGTCAGGTGCGCGCAACAGGCAAGATGTACGCGTGTAAGAAGCTGGAGAAGAAGCGCATCAAGAAGAGAAAAGGAGAGGCGATGGTGCTGATAGAGAAGCAAATACTCCAGAGGATCAACTCGCGCTTCGTCGTCAACCTCGCCTACGCGTACGAGACGAAAGACGCGCTCTGTCTCGTTCTCACTATTATGAACGGTGAGGGTTTGTTTTTTAATCGAATCCCCATTAGGATATGTTTTTTACACGGCCCGCTCATCTAACTATTGAAGATGTTTATTCCTGATTTACTAAGCCATTTAGATCATTCTATTTATGACTTTAACGCCTCGGCCACGGAACTCACGCTCCGAGGGTGCATGCTCGGAGCGTGTACTCCTTGGGCCGCGGGTAAGGGtcggtcggttgcaccaaaccgtatTTCAccgtaaaaaatattgtatgggaTATGGAAATATAGAGTTTTATAGTTCAGTGATCAGTCCGTCTAGTCGTCGTGGTAGGTGCTGCTGGAGTTGCTGGACTAAATTTGTATGTTTTTGATCGTAGGAGGCGACCTGAAGTTCCACATCTACAACATGTGCGGCGCCGACACGGGGCTCGGCCTCGAGCGAGCGCGCTTCTACGCCGCGCAGGTGGCGTGCGGGTTGGAGCACCTACACAGGATGGGCATTGTTTACAGGTCAACACAGCCTCTACTCAACTTCAGCGATTTCCTTTTGTCTAATTCTGAAATTTTTTGGACTAATTTTGACAGTTTATCGATGTTGCTAATGTAGTCGGTGAGTCGAGAAATGGCATAATTATCGCACAATAAAGACGATTTAAGGCAGTGTTGTACATATTtccatatgtttttttttattgtttgtacagTCGACGTTAAAGAAATGTTTTCACTTTTGCTCTTTTGTAATAAAGCGAAAATGCTATGGATTTTACAtgaatttagtagtagtaatagtaacaTTATAGGAGTTAGGAATTATATTTCAATCGAATCGCCTAAATATTGCACCATGAAAACCATGCACATGCGACATCTGTAATGAACATTTTCGTCCGTCATTCCAGGGACTGCAAGCCGGAGAACATCCTGCTGGACGACGCGGGCCACGTGCGCATCTCGGACCTCGGGCTCGCCGTGGACGTGCCGGACGGGGGCTCCGTGCGCGGCCGGGTCGGCACCGTCGGGTACATGGCCCCTGAGGTAACCACCATCACCTCTTTAACTGGACTCTTTCTCTCTGTATTTAAACCTAATTGGTTCTCGTACAAAGTCTCCTCTGTACAGTTGTCACAGTGGTTGAAAAAACAAACTATGCAGTAGAAAAAAGATGAGtatagtttaaaattttaagaaaataaattgaaaatgtattggCGCAGTCAGTAGGATGGTGAGATAAATGTTTTATATGGGTTTTTTAGTTGATTGGCAATTACTAATTGGGGTTCGATTAGTCGGTTAGTTTGccgtttttctttattttcctaatttcaattttattgtaattgcaGGTGGGATAATTGGCCAGTAATTGAACAGATATGGTTGATTTCAGGTGATCGACAACGAGCGCTACACGTTTTCTCCGGATTGGTTTTCGTTCGGCTGCTTGTTGTATGAGATGCTGGAGGGACGCGCGCCCTTCCGCGCCAGGAAGGAGAAGGTCAAGAGGGAGGAGGTCGACCGGCGGGTCAAGGTAAATCTATTAATAGAACGTCCTAGAAATGTATCGCGCCCCGCTATTATGTATAAGTTATTAAATGAAGGACTACGTTTAAAATGTacgatgttaaaataaattattcttaacaagTTTACGCCTTATTTATGTATCGTAAGGCTAGATATTAATTTAATCCGTCGcaagtatttaaaattttgcCATCTTTTCGCTAAACtcggagaaaaaaaaaacaaagtttcatactttagattttttgataagTATGAAAATAAGTAAAGAACCACAAGAGACAAAACGTCAGAACGTTCAGAACTCGCAGTCGTGTTCGTTCGATTCGTATCGGATCAACGGAACGTTCGAATCTAACGCAAATTTGAATATGGTCCCGCTTGACATTTTGCATTGCAGCACGAGCAGGAGAAGTATTCGAGCAAGTTCAGCGACTGCGCGCGGTCCTTATGTTCCGCACTGCTCGCCAAGAGTGCCGTCTCCAGGCTCGGGTGCGGCTCCGGCCGGAGGGGTGCGGCGCTCGTGAAGCAGCACCGCTTCTTCAACTCCCTCAACTGGGCCAGGCTCGAGGCCGGTATGGTGGACGCGCCCTTCGTGCCCGACGTGAGTACCGAGACCGAGACCGAGACCGAGTGTCCACAGCTACTATACTACGCTCCCGCTGTCGTCTcaccgcgccccgcccccgcgcctataattaaaatattctattaATCAatccataaaaataacaaaatatcgCATTCCATTTCAGCCGCACGCGGTATACGCTAAAGACGTACTAGACATCGAGCAGTTCTCGACCGTAAAGGGCGTAGCCCTGGACGCGGGCGACGACACCTTCTACGGCAAGTTCAACACCGGCTCCGTCTCCATGTCGTGGCAGACCGAGATGATCGAGACGGGCTGCTTCACCGAGCTGAACGTGTTCCAAGCGGGTATGTGTCACTCTACAGGGCGGGGGCTGGCCGACACGTGCTACAGTTCAACACCGGCTCCGTCTCCATGTCGTGGCAGACCGAGATGATCGAGACGGGCTGCTTCACCGAGCTGAACGTGTTCCAAGCGGGTATGTGTCACTCTACAGGGCGGGGGCTGGCCGACACGTGCTACAGTTCAACACCGGCTCCGTCTCCATGTCGTGGCAGACCGAGATGATCGAGACGGGCTGCTTCACCGAGCTGAACGTGTTCCAAGCGGGTATGTGTCACTCTACAGGGCGGGGACTGGACGACACGTGCTACAGTTCAACACCGGCTCCGTCTCCATGTCGTGGCAGACCGAGATGATCGAGACGGGCTGCTTCACCGAGCTGAACGTGTTCCAAGCGGGTATGTGTCACTCTACAGGGCGGGGGCTGGCCGACACGTGCTACAGTTCAACACCGGCTCCGTCTCCATGTCGTGGCAGACCGAGATGATCGAGACGGGCTGCTTCACCGAGCTGAACGTGTTCCAAGCGGGTATGTGTCACTCTACAGGGCGGGGGCTGGACGACACGTGCTACAAGTTCAACACCGGCTCAGTCTCCATGTCGGGGCAGACCGAGATGATCGAGACGGGCTGCTTCACCGAGCTGAACGTGTTCCAAGCGGATATGTGTCACTCTACAGGGCGGGGGCTGGACGACACGTGCTACAGTTCAACACCGGCTCCGTCTCCATGTCGTGGCAGACCGAGATGATCGAGACGGGCTGCTTCACCGAGCTGAACGTGTTCCAAGCGGGTATGTGTCACTCTACAGGGCGGGGGCTGGCCGATACGTGCTACAGTTCAACACCGGCTCCGTCTCCATGTCGTGGCAGACCGAGATGATCGAGACGGGCTGCTTCACCGAGCTGAACGTGTTCCAAGCGGGTATGTGTCACTCTACAGGGCGGGGGCTGGACGACACGTGCTACAAGTTCAACACCGGCTCCGTCTCCATGTCGTGGCAGACCGAGATGATCGAGACGGGCTGCTTCACCGAGCTGAACGTGTTCCAAGCGGGTATGTGTCACTCTACAGGGCGGGGGCTGGACGACACGTGCTACAAGTTCAACACCGGCTCAGTCTCCATGTCGTGGCAGACCGAGATGATCGAGACGGGCTGCTTCACCGAGCTGAACGTGTTCCAAGCGGGTATGTGTCACTCTACAGGGCGGGGGCTGGACGACACGTGCTACAAGTTCAACACCGGCTCAGTCTCCATGTCGTGGCAGACCGAGATGATCGAGACGGGCTGCTTCACCGAGCTGAACGTGTTCCAAGCGGGTATGTGTCACTCTACAGGGCGGGGGCTGGACGACACGTGCTACAAGTTCAACACCGGCTCAGTCTCCATGTCGTGGCAGACCGAGATGATCGAGACGGGCTGCTTCACCGAGCTGAACGTGTTCTAATTGACGCTCGCGGCTAGAGGCCAACATCAATCTTCGTGCATTCGTGTCGGCATGATAGGCGGGACGTTTAAAGCggggatcgaataccggtatacttttcatacaaattaaccggtattcaatttcggtatatcggttgtttatatatatttttccatttcgtTTAGGCGATCTGATAACTCACCGTCgttacctaaataccattctacaatatcaaagaaatatttcaaacgctacgtgatattttgatttaagTTATACCGGGAACGATCCCCGGTTTAAAAGGTTAACTAGATTACCAAACGTTAGCAgtgtttgtaatttatttgaCAATCGCGACTAGAAATCGTTCCTTTTCTATACCTCATCACGGCGTGATGGATTTCGACTCGACGACGACCAAACGACGAGTTTTATTTGACGCATCGGGTAAAATTACTGCAGCGCGATCGATACATCGGCGTTTAAACAATTTAATCGGACAGCGGTGAAATTACGAGTAGGTTTCGATGCGGGCctaaaatataagtaattatacatatataaaatatcgGTCTCGCTACCGTCTAAAGAAGTCAAATCTGCCCGGAACCGGGATCTAAACTACGAGTCGTATTCGTGTTTGCCGCATCTAATGTTTTTTCTCgggcattaaattaaatattttttttctactcgtcgagtataatctgtgtattacgacttcatatgcaacactacaaccttactcttttcaacgttggatagtctatggcacttccgactcaagcataagaattttatcgatacggtttagtcaattataaaaattttgaaaatagaacttcatacatttcgataaaatatttcttgtttaaggagactctattcaatgcaaattagcctacttaaatctgctttgtgattgggtggccaacaattgcttcatatttcataaacgcgcatgtgacacccttcatatagcaacatccatatcctacgaaaaccgcttagcgttgcttgttattctccataggctacggttgccaaaatcaagaaaaaaactgtcttaaaattgaatttagcaaggagcaggtaccagggcctcatgagttacgaggaggtgtcgttgaccaacccgccgggggcgccgggcccggcggccggcgctcgtacgagtatgaaggtatcgcgggtcgcggcagctcgcgtatcttaattagctgtatacttttggtttgtttacctaagtatatgattctactagttgaaactataatttttttgtctcgtagaaaaagtattttttctactcgtcgagtataatctgtgtattacaacttcacacgcAACattacaaccttactcttttcaacgttgtatagtctatggcacttctgactcaagcataagaattttatcgatacggtttagtcaattataaaaattttgaaaacttcatacattttgataaaatatttcttgtttaaggagactcgattcaaagcaaattagcctacttaaacacgctgctgcgtcgcactgCTTTGtaattggttggccaacaagaacattttattttatgttgtagtagaaacaattgctttataagtcagaaacgtgcatgtgacaccctttatatagcaacattcattaccctacgaaaaccgcttagcgttgcttgttagtctccataggctacggtggccaaaatcgagaaaaaactgtcttaaaattgaatttagtgcggagcaggtaccagggcctcatgagtaacgaggaggtgtcgtcgcgcacgagtatgaaggtatcgcgggctgcggcagctcgcgtatcttagctgtataggtacttttggtttt is a genomic window of Cydia strobilella chromosome 20, ilCydStro3.1, whole genome shotgun sequence containing:
- the LOC134750570 gene encoding G protein-coupled receptor kinase 2 — protein: MELENIVANTVYLKAREGGSDSNKGKSKKWRKILQFPHISQCLDIKTKIDVGYDYVVDQQPIGKLLFRQFCERTKPEYHKYNSFLDAAERYDVEMEETRTAVAVDVFRRYLTDEDGEAVTDVVDKQAVDDASSALEAGSKDIFSTCIRCVKNFLAGTPFSEFERSMYFHRYLQWKWLEAQPVTQHTFRMYRVLGKGGFGEVCACQVRATGKMYACKKLEKKRIKKRKGEAMVLIEKQILQRINSRFVVNLAYAYETKDALCLVLTIMNGGDLKFHIYNMCGADTGLGLERARFYAAQVACGLEHLHRMGIVYRDCKPENILLDDAGHVRISDLGLAVDVPDGGSVRGRVGTVGYMAPEVIDNERYTFSPDWFSFGCLLYEMLEGRAPFRARKEKVKREEVDRRVKHEQEKYSSKFSDCARSLCSALLAKSAVSRLGCGSGRRGAALVKQHRFFNSLNWARLEAGMVDAPFVPDPHAVYAKDVLDIEQFSTVKGVALDAGDDTFYGKFNTGSVSMSWQTEMIETGCFTELNVFQAGREQAEAPTPDLQLAAAAAPQPDAQAQGGGCFGFARRILCPTKKIPARLRVVPVPSHLLQPSSPAPAAPPAPPAPNTPARS